The following proteins come from a genomic window of Vidua chalybeata isolate OUT-0048 chromosome 2, bVidCha1 merged haplotype, whole genome shotgun sequence:
- the C2H2orf49 gene encoding ashwin — MAAQGKARAGSGGGEEERGCERSESELLLLHPELLSEEFLRLTLEQKNILGENDVKMDKDGLTDLYIQHAIPLPQRDLPKSRWGRMMEKKRQQTDLKSENKSVTTVEGLRKRPLIVFDGNSTSTSIKVKKTENGAADRLKPPPAGSTTNTVRRLSVPSNASTYVSASSLSEDAKLGIRNNEAQQNNISKTDSSVLTGLKVYPLSPIAGTTVVKLKRSVPKEESDLPNDLKPSEAKKKIQHVTWP, encoded by the exons ATGGCGGCGCAGGGAAAAGCccgggcgggcagcggcggTGGCGAGGAGGAGCGGGGGTGTGAGCGCTCGGAGTCGGAGCTGTTGCTATTGCACCCGGAGCTGCTCTCGGAGGAATTCCTGCGGCTCACCCTGGAGCAG aaaaatatattaggTGAAAATGATGTAAAGATGGACAAAGATGGGCTCACTGATCTCTATATTCAACATGCCATTCCCCTGCCTCAGCGTGACTTGCCAAAAAGTAGATGGGGGAGaatgatggaaaagaaaagacagcaaaCTGACTTGAAAAGTGAGAATAAAAG tgttaCAACAGTGGAAGGTTTAAGGAAACGGCCATTAATTGTATTTGATGGCAATTCAACAAGTACAAGCATAAAGGTGAAAAAGACAGAGAACGGAGCTGCCGATCGCCTGAAGCCtcctccagctgggagcaccaCCAACACAGTTAGGAGATTATCAGTTCCTTCAAATGCCTCAACATACGTGTCAGCCTCCAGTTTGTCAGAGGACGCTAAGCTGGGAATAAGGAATAATGAGGCTCAGCAGAACAATATTTCAAAGACTGACAGCAGTGTGTTGACTGGTCTGAAGGTTTACCCGTTGTCTCCAATAGCAGGAACTACTGTTGTGAAGTTAAAGAGGTCTGTTCCAAAAGAGGAATCTGATTTGCCG AATGACCTAAAGCCTTcagaagcaaagaagaaaatccagCATGTTACATGGCCATGA